Within the Novosphingobium sp. SL115 genome, the region GATCCACTTTCCATGGCAAGGCGGATTCGTCGAATGCTTCGGTCAGTTCGGCCAGCAGCGAGAGGGGAAGAACGCCGTCTCCTTCCAGAACGAGGTCCAGATCGGACCATGGCTTGGGATTGCCGCCAGCCCTGCTGCCAAACACCCATGCGCTGACATCGGGCGGCAAAATGCTGCCAAGGATCGCACAGACCTCTTCTCGCTCATCAGGCGATAGAAGAACAACCGGCGCTGTCATGCGCGCGATTGCAGGCGGGCCAATACGCCTTGGGCTTCGGCGAGAAACGCCGGAATGGCCGCAACAACCTGCACGGCCTTGGCCTCGTCATACGTGTGCGAGGTGATGTTGCGCATTTCGCGGAACATGCGCCAATCGGTCCACTCACGCGCGACAAGCCCCTGTTCAACCCCGGTGCGGATCAATGCCGGGAAGGTCATCCGGTCGATCTCTTCCGGGTTCGCCGCAGCCTCTTCCAGCGCGCGCCGCAGCATCTTGTGGGCAAGGTCATAGGTAAATTCGAAACGCTGGATCAGCCCGTCACGAATTTGTGTGTCGGTTTCATCCACGCGAAAACGGGCCAGCCCTTCGTCAAGACGGGCAACGGCATTCGCTAACGGGGAAAAATCCAGCGGCATGACCGAGCATGTGCCACCAATGGCGGGTGCTGGGCAAGTGGCGTGGTCATTACTATCTAAACTAGCTGTCAAGCAGCGTATTGATCGCGAATGTGTGTGTTGAAGTAGGCACCTTTGGAACCTGCCTTAAGCAATTCCTGATATCTGTGTGGAGGCACGCCATAATAATCATATGGATGTGCGCCTTCCTTGAACCAGATGGTCAATGTCCGAGCCGTCGTATCGTAATTCACCGCCCAGATGGCGGATGAGCGTAGATGGTCCACATTGCTTCCTCCGCAGCGTCGAAGGGCGACCAATGGCCGCCCTTCTTTTACGTCAGTTGTCGTTGTCGTGGCGATCAACCGGAACAGGCTTTTTGCTGATCGGGATGCGGAATGCCTGCCCCTTGGGCTTGCAGATCCGCTGTCCGTTGCGCAGCGTGATGCACTGTCGGAAGATATAGCCGTCGTCACTAGGCATGAATGCCTCCTGTGAATTTGGTTGACGGTGGCATCACGAGTTGCGACAATCGCGTTTGCTTAGGACGACAATTGTGCATCTCATGATGCCGGTTCTCGAACGGAAAGGTCGGCTGAAAGGTCGGCCTTTTTCCGTTTCTAGAGATCATGGGCTATGGCGGTTCCATCGTCGCTCCTTTCATGTTCATCAAAAATACCGGGCTGCCCATGCTCGGAGGGCGATGCCGCAAGCTGGGTCGCATATTCGTGCGGCAACGGTTGACCAACGATCCACCAATGCGGAACGCCGCCAATTCGCAAACTGTAAACCTCATCGCTGCGTGACAAGGATGATGTCATGTTGATGATCGGCTTTGCGCCACCGATGTTGGCGCCTTGCGCTCTTGCCGCATCAAGCAATTCTGGCGATTGCATGGGGCGGCCTGCAAGCATGATGGCTTGATATGCGGCATCTGCATGTGAAATGCGTTTTGCACCTGAACCGTGGGCTGCGCGCATGGGGATAGGGAGCATTGTCGCGCGAATACTGGGACCGGAAACGACCGTCTCGCCAGCTTTTAAGGCCATGCTGAAAATGGATGCGCCTCCCATGGCAACGACGGCTTCATCCAGTGCACGGACTTGCGCAAATGCGGGCAATGCCTTCAAGGTAGCCCATGCTTGATCGCGCAATGATTGAGTTGCTTGCAGAATGTCATTCACGGTGCTGTCCTTTCCGTAGCACCGTAGCATGGCTGTAAAATAACGCAATGGTTTTTTGCCATTTCTCCCGAAATCATACGCTTTGACAAAGAAAAAAGGCGGCGCATCGCAGCGCCGCCCTCTGACTTGTCAACAAAATGACATTGATGTCATTCTGCCGCAATCCCGGTCCCTCCGAACATGTCCACTTCAACTTCCAGCGGGGCTTCGGCGTTGGCCACGGTCTTGGCCTTGCGGCGGTGGTCGAAGCTGGACCACACGGTGTTCCAGTCGCCACGGGTGGCGGCCTTGGAATATTCGGTGGCGCGGGTTTCGAAGAAGTTGGCGTGTTCCACGCCATTCAGCAGCGGGGCGAGCCAGGGCAGGGGGTGATCTTCGATCATGTAGATCGGCTGGAAGCCCAACTGGCCAAGGCGCCAGTCCGCGATGAAGCGGATATAGCGCTTGATGTCCTTGGCGCTCATCCCCGGAACCGGGCCTTGTTCAAACGCGAGGTCGATGAACGCATCTTCCAGCCGCACGGTCTTCTGGCAGCAATCGATGATGTCTTCCTTCACCGCCTTGGTCAGGCAGTCGCG harbors:
- a CDS encoding nucleotidyltransferase family protein; this encodes MTAPVVLLSPDEREEVCAILGSILPPDVSAWVFGSRAGGNPKPWSDLDLVLEGDGVLPLSLLAELTEAFDESALPWKVDLVDRRAITPQFRAIIDRDRMPLVWQGAA
- a CDS encoding nucleotidyltransferase substrate binding protein; amino-acid sequence: MPLDFSPLANAVARLDEGLARFRVDETDTQIRDGLIQRFEFTYDLAHKMLRRALEEAAANPEEIDRMTFPALIRTGVEQGLVAREWTDWRMFREMRNITSHTYDEAKAVQVVAAIPAFLAEAQGVLARLQSRA
- a CDS encoding KTSC domain-containing protein; translation: MDHLRSSAIWAVNYDTTARTLTIWFKEGAHPYDYYGVPPHRYQELLKAGSKGAYFNTHIRDQYAA